The DNA sequence CCAAGCCGCTACGCCGAATGGTACGGAGTCAAGAGCTTCGCCGAGCGCGTGCGCAAGGAGCGGCCGGTGGAGCACCTGGTGGTCGCGTATCCCGACGCCAACCTCGCCTTCGACTTCTACCTCCGCCGCTCGATCCGCGAGCTGCGGCGCCCCGATCAGCTCAGGGCGATGGTGGCACAGTCGGCCGATCGCCACACGCTCCTGCTCCGCGAGGACCGGTGGACCTCGCTGCGCGCCGAGGCGGATCCATCCTGGCGCCCCGTCGCCTCCGCCGTGGTGGGAGGCCGACCCTTCGTGCTCCTCCGGAATTTCGAGTAGTCGACATTGCCGGCGCGGGTCGCTGTGCCCGCCTTGACAGCGGCCCGTAAGATTGCTAAAAGTAAGCGCAATTCCCCCCGGAGGAGGACCACGATGATGAAGAGAAACTTGGGCGCGACCGCTCTGCTTGCTGCCGCCATACTGGCCCTGGCATGGCCCGCTGCCGCGCAGGCCCCGATCAAGGTCGGCGCCTCGATATCACTCACCGGCACCTACGCCAAGCCCGGGACCTACCAGAAGGAAGGCTACGAGCTCTGCGCCCAGGAAGTGAACGACAAGGGCGGCGTGCTCGGGCGCAAGGTCGAGTTCGTGTTCTACGACGACCAGTCCATGCCGCCGACCGGCGTGCGCCTCTACGAGAAGCTCATCACCGAGGACAAGGTGGACGTGGTGATGGGCCCGTACTCCTCGGCCATCTCCGAGGCCGTCGCCAACGTCACGGAGAAGTACAAGAAGGTGATGGTGGCGCCGCTCGCCGCGACCACGTCGATCTTCAAGAAGGGCCGTAAGTACGCCTTCATGATCATCTCGCCCGCCGAGGTGTACCTGGAGGGCCTCGTCGATCTCGCGGCGAAGCGTGGGCTGAAGACCATCGCGATCGTGAACGAGGACACGCTCTTCCCCAAAACCGCCGCGGTGGGCACCGCGGAGCTGGCCAAGAAGAAGGGTCTACAGATCGTGCTGCAGGAGGCGTACCCCAAGGGCAACACCGACTTCTCGGCGCTGCTCACCAAGATCAAGGCTGCGAACCCCGACGTCATCGCCGCCTCCACCTACTTCGACGACGCCGTCGCCCTCACGCGGCAGATGAAGGAGCTCAACCTGAATCCCAAGATGTACGGGGTCACGGTGGGCGGCGACATCCCGGAGTTCTACGACCTCCTCAAGCAGAACGCCGAGTACATCTACGGCGCCACTCAGTGGGAGCCGACCCTGCCCTATCCGGGGCAGAGGGAATTCATGGCCGCGTACACGTCGAAGTTCAAGCACGAGCCGTCCTATCACGCGGCGGCGGGCTACGCGGGCTGCCAGATCTATCTGGAGGCGGTGAAGCGGGCGGCCGCTCTCGACGCCGACAAGGTACGTGACCAGCTCCTGAAGCTCGAGATGCGGACGATACTCGGCGACTTCAAGGTCGACGCCGACGGCTTCCAGACCGCGCACAAGATGGTGCTGTTCCAGTGGCAGGACGGCAAGAAGGTGACGGTGTGGCCGGACGACATGGCCGCCGGCGCCAAGGTTCGCTTTCCCACACCGCCGTGGAACCAGCGGTAACCGGGTGCCGCTGATCGCGCCGGCCGGAAGCGCCCGCCGGGTCTCCGGCGGGCGTTCATGCGCCCGGCCGTGATGCCTCACGTCACGCCGATCATGCTGGGCCAGGTGATCGTCTCCGGTCTCCTCGCCGGTGCACTCTATGCGATGGTCGCGCTCGGGCTGGGCCTGATCTTCGGCGTGATGCGCGTGCTCAACGTGGCCCACGGGCCGCTCCTCATGCTGGGCGCCTACGTCACGTACTGGCTGTTCAGCACGGTGGGGCTCAATCCCTACCTCTCCCTGCTGGTCTCGATGCCGCTGGTCTTCCTGGTCGGTGTCGCCCTCCAGCACGTCTTCGTGCGGCGGGTGGTGGACGCGCCCGAGCTGTCCTCGCTCCTCCTCACCTTCGGCATCTCGATCGCGCTGGTGAACCTGGCCCAGCTCGCCTTCACCTCCGACCTGCGGTCGGTGGAGTTCCTCACCGGCTCCTTCCTCGTCGGACCCTTCGCCTTCTCGAAGTCGCGGGTGATCGCGTGCCTGTTCGCGGCGGGGATCACCGCGCTCGCCTTTCTCTTCCTGCAGAAGACCAGGCTGGGGAAGGCCATCCGCGCCGTCTCCCAGAGTCGCGAGGTCGCGCAGGTGTGCGGGATCAACGTGCAGCGCATCCACCTGTTCGCCTTCGGGCTGGCCTCGGCGCTCGCCGCCGCGGGGGGGACGCTGGTCGCGGTGATGGTGGCCATCCAGCCCGAGATGGGCGCGGTGTACACGTTCAAGTCCTTCCTCGTGATCGTGCTGGGCGGGGCCGGGAACTATCCGGGCGCGCTGCTGGGCGGCCTTCTCCTGGGCCTGGTCGAGCAGCTCGCCTCGTTGTTCCTGACCACCCAGGTGAACGAGGCGGTGGCCTACGTCCTCCTCGTGCTGGTGCTCTTGCTGCGCCCCACCGGCCTCCTGGGAGGCCGCTCCACGTGACGCTCGCCGCCGAGCTCCGGCGCTGGGCCCGGTGGTTCCTCCCCGGCCTCGCGGTGCTCCTGGTGATCCTCACGGTGTTCCCGATCTGGGCCACCGGCTACGGGGTCCGCGTGATGCTCCAGCTCTTCATGTGGATCGCCCTGGCCCAGTCGTGGAACCTCATCTCGGGGCTGACGGGCTACGTCTCGTTCGGCCACGTCGCCTTCTTCGGCATGGGGGCCTACACCACCGGCATCCTCGTGACCAAGGGCATGGCGTGGCCGCTGGCCGCGCTCGCCGGCGGCGCGATGGCGGTGGTGCTGGCGTTCGTGATCGGCTGGCCCTGCCTGCGCCTCAAGGGCCCCTATTTCGCCATCGCCATGCTGGGATTGAACGAGGTGCTGCGGGTCGCCGCGTCCTACTTCGAAGGCCTGACCGGCGGCGGCCTGGGCCTCTCGCTCCCCACCCTGGACGCGAGCGTGCGCATCTACTACGCGATGGGCCTGGTCGCGATCGCCGTCACCGCGCTCACCCACGCCATCGTGACCTCGCGCTTCGGCCTGCGCCTCATGACGATTCGCGAGGACGAGGTGGCGGCGGAGGCGATGGGCATCGACACGTTCCGCTACAAGGTCTACGCGTTCCTCCTGTCCGCGGCGGCGCCCGGCATCGTGGGCGGCCTCGCCGCGCGGGACATGGGCTACATCGAGCCCATCTCGGTGTTCCCCCTCATCACCACGATCACGATGATCGTGATGGTGCTGTTTGGCGGCAAGGGGACGATCTGGGGGCCGGTCCTCGGCGCGGTGATCCTGTTCACGTTCCAGGAGCTCGTGTGGGCGCACTTCCCCCACGCGCACCAGGTGCTGCTGGGCGCCATCATCATCACGGTGGTCCTGGCGATGCCCCGCGGGATCCTCGGGGTCCTCCAGCAGAAGTACAACCTTCCGCGGACGGTCTGACGTGCCCGGTCCCATCCTCCAGGTCCGCAACCTGATGAAGAGCTTCGGCGGCGTCACCGCCGTCAACGGGGTGTCGCTGTCGCTCGAGGCTGGGAGGATCTACGGTCTCATCGGGCCCAACGGCTCGGGCAAGACCACGCTGTTCAACTGCATCACCGGCATCGAGCGCCGCGACCAGGGCGCCATCGGCTTCAAGGGCCGCCGCATCGACGGGCTGAAGCCACATCAGGTGTTCCACCGGGGGATCGGCCGGACCTTCCAGGTCATTCGCGTGTTCCCCGAGCTCACGGCCCTGGAAAACCTCTTGGTCGTCACCGGCGGCGACTACGCGCGCTCGCGCAAGCGGGCGGAGGAGCTCTTGCGCTTCGTCAAGCTCGAGGGGCTGGCCGACGAGTACGCGGGCAATCTCTCCTACGGCCAGCAGAAGCTCGTGGAGTTCATTCGCGTGCTCATGACCGACCCGGAGTTGATCCTGCTCGACGAGCCCGCGGCCGGTGTCAACCGGACCCTGCTCAACGAGCTGCTCGACGCGGTGCGGGCGCTCCGCGACCGCGGCAAGACGGTGTTCCTGGTCGAGCACGACATGAAGGTCGTGATGGGTCTCTGCGAGACGGTGTTCGTCCTCGACCACGGCGAGAAGCTGGCCGAAGGTCCTCCGGGCGTCATCCAGTCCGACGAGCGGGTGATTGAAGCTTACTTTGGCCGCTAGCGCCCTCCTCGCGGGGTATCTCGGCTGGCGCTCGCTCGGCTGGCCGCTGATCCACGACGCACCCCTGTTCCACTACATCGGCTGGCTGATCGGGCAGGGGCTGGTGCCGTATCGCGACATCTTCGACATGAACCTGCCGGGGATCTACCTGGTCCACTGGGCGATCGTCGCCGTGCTGGGCGCCGGCGATCTCGCGTGGCGCCTGGTCGACCTCGGCTGGCTCGCCGCGACGGCGGGGGCGCTGTTCGCCTTCTCTCTGCCGCTCGGTGGGCGCGAGGGCGCGGCGGCCTCCGCGATCCTGTTCGCGCTCTACCACCTCGCCGGCGGCGCCTGGCGCGCGGGGCAGCGCGACTTCCTCCTCTGCGTGTTCCTCGCTGCGGGCGCCTCGGGTCTCGCGCGCGCGTGGGATCGACCCGGCCCGCTCTGGCCGCTGGCGCTCGCCGGCGCCGCCTTCGCCACGGCGTTCACGCTCAAGCCCTATGGGCCGGCGCTGCTCTGGCTGGGCGGCATCGCGGCGGGGGCGTTCGCGGCTCGGCGGGGCGGGCGGGCGGCGCTGGCCGGCGCCGGCGCCACCGCGGGGGGGGGACTGGCGGTGCTGGCGCTGGTGTTCGGGTGGCTGGCGTGGCGCGGCGGCCTCGGCGCGTTCGTGGACGAGTACAGGGAATATGTGCTGCCGTTCTACGGATTCCTCGGCCGCGAGCCCCTCTGGCAGGCGGTGGAGGGTCACGCGTACGCGCGGCCGCTGATCGTCCTGCTGGGCGCGCTGGTGCTCTGGGGATCCCTCGTCCCCTCCCGCCCGGCCTTCGGCATCCGGCGTCCGCTGGCCGCGCTGGGGATCGCCGCGGGGCTGTTCCACTTCGTGATGCAGGGCAAGGGCTGGGAATATCACCTCTCCCCGCTCGCCCTCTTCCTGTGCGCGCTCGTCGCGCCGGCCTTCGCCGTGCGCGCGCGGCTCGTGCGCGCGGCCGCCGTCGTCCTCTTCGCGGCCACCGCCCTGGTCCTGGGCGCCAAGGGCGTGCAGGCGATGGACGCCCCGTGGATCGACGACAAGGCGCACCGCGTCGCCGCGCTCGCGCGCGACCTCGCCCCGCGCGTGCCCCCCGGGGCCACCGTCCAGGTCATGGACACCACCGCGGGCGGCGTGCACGCCCTCCTGCGACTGGGCGTGCGCCAGCCCACGCGCTTCATCTACGACTTCCACTTCTTCCATGACGTTGCGGACCCGCGCATCCAGGGCCTCCGCGCCGAATTCCTGAGGGGCCTCGAGCGCGGGCGCCCGGCCGCGGTGGTCGTCATGCGTGAGACCTGGCCGCGGCCCGGCTACGAGCGGCTCGAGGCGTTTCCCGCCCTGCGGGACCTGCTGGGGCGCAACTATGTCCTCGCCGTGGACGGCGACGGCTACCGGATCTATGCGAAGCGAAGCGGTTCATAGTGTGATCCGCGCCTACGACGACTGGGTGGTCCGCGCCTACTGCTGGGGCCGGTTCGGGATCCTGCGCCAGCGCTTTCTCGACGAGATCGGCCAGTACTTGCCGGAGCGCGGGCGCGTGCTCGACGTGGGCTGCGGCTTCGGGCTCTTCTCGCTCTACTATGCGAGCGTGCGGCGCGGGCTCGTGGTGGAGGGCCTGGACCGGAATCCCCGCCGTATCGCAATGGCGCAGGCCGCCGCCGCGCGCCTGGGTCTCACGAACGTGCGCTACGAGGTGGGGGATGCCACGGGCTTTCGCGGCGGCGCGCTCTACGACGCCGCCTACATGCTGGACATCGTGCATCACATTCCGATGGAGGCGGTTCGCCCTTTGCTCGAGCAGCTCGCGAAGGCGCTCCCGGCGGGGGCGCGGCTCATCGTGAAGGACGTGGACAGCCGCCCCGCCTACAAGCGCTGGTTCACCCACGCGCTTGACCTCGCCATGGACCCGCGCACCCCCGTGCACTACTGGCCGGCGGAGGCGCTGCAGGCGGTGCTGGAGTCGGTCGGCTTCCGCGTCTACCGCCATCTCATGGTGGATCTGTTCCCGTATCCCCACGTCCTCTACGTGGGGGAGCGCCT is a window from the Candidatus Methylomirabilota bacterium genome containing:
- a CDS encoding amino acid ABC transporter substrate-binding protein: MGATALLAAAILALAWPAAAQAPIKVGASISLTGTYAKPGTYQKEGYELCAQEVNDKGGVLGRKVEFVFYDDQSMPPTGVRLYEKLITEDKVDVVMGPYSSAISEAVANVTEKYKKVMVAPLAATTSIFKKGRKYAFMIISPAEVYLEGLVDLAAKRGLKTIAIVNEDTLFPKTAAVGTAELAKKKGLQIVLQEAYPKGNTDFSALLTKIKAANPDVIAASTYFDDAVALTRQMKELNLNPKMYGVTVGGDIPEFYDLLKQNAEYIYGATQWEPTLPYPGQREFMAAYTSKFKHEPSYHAAAGYAGCQIYLEAVKRAAALDADKVRDQLLKLEMRTILGDFKVDADGFQTAHKMVLFQWQDGKKVTVWPDDMAAGAKVRFPTPPWNQR
- a CDS encoding branched-chain amino acid ABC transporter permease; its protein translation is MRPAVMPHVTPIMLGQVIVSGLLAGALYAMVALGLGLIFGVMRVLNVAHGPLLMLGAYVTYWLFSTVGLNPYLSLLVSMPLVFLVGVALQHVFVRRVVDAPELSSLLLTFGISIALVNLAQLAFTSDLRSVEFLTGSFLVGPFAFSKSRVIACLFAAGITALAFLFLQKTRLGKAIRAVSQSREVAQVCGINVQRIHLFAFGLASALAAAGGTLVAVMVAIQPEMGAVYTFKSFLVIVLGGAGNYPGALLGGLLLGLVEQLASLFLTTQVNEAVAYVLLVLVLLLRPTGLLGGRST
- a CDS encoding branched-chain amino acid ABC transporter permease; this translates as MTLAAELRRWARWFLPGLAVLLVILTVFPIWATGYGVRVMLQLFMWIALAQSWNLISGLTGYVSFGHVAFFGMGAYTTGILVTKGMAWPLAALAGGAMAVVLAFVIGWPCLRLKGPYFAIAMLGLNEVLRVAASYFEGLTGGGLGLSLPTLDASVRIYYAMGLVAIAVTALTHAIVTSRFGLRLMTIREDEVAAEAMGIDTFRYKVYAFLLSAAAPGIVGGLAARDMGYIEPISVFPLITTITMIVMVLFGGKGTIWGPVLGAVILFTFQELVWAHFPHAHQVLLGAIIITVVLAMPRGILGVLQQKYNLPRTV
- a CDS encoding ABC transporter ATP-binding protein translates to MPGPILQVRNLMKSFGGVTAVNGVSLSLEAGRIYGLIGPNGSGKTTLFNCITGIERRDQGAIGFKGRRIDGLKPHQVFHRGIGRTFQVIRVFPELTALENLLVVTGGDYARSRKRAEELLRFVKLEGLADEYAGNLSYGQQKLVEFIRVLMTDPELILLDEPAAGVNRTLLNELLDAVRALRDRGKTVFLVEHDMKVVMGLCETVFVLDHGEKLAEGPPGVIQSDERVIEAYFGR
- a CDS encoding class I SAM-dependent methyltransferase, coding for MIRAYDDWVVRAYCWGRFGILRQRFLDEIGQYLPERGRVLDVGCGFGLFSLYYASVRRGLVVEGLDRNPRRIAMAQAAAARLGLTNVRYEVGDATGFRGGALYDAAYMLDIVHHIPMEAVRPLLEQLAKALPAGARLIVKDVDSRPAYKRWFTHALDLAMDPRTPVHYWPAEALQAVLESVGFRVYRHLMVDLFPYPHVLYVGERLP